The DNA segment TGGTAAAAAAAGTTTTTACCCAGAATTCTGCTAGAGTCGATACAAATAAAGGTGATGCATATTATAGTTCGCTTTTTGAAAAAGCAAAAACTAGATTAGAGGCATTAAGAAAGCAACCAGCGCTTAAAGACATTGATATGATGGGTATTGTTGAAAGTGAAGGTGTAAATAGAAGAGATTTTATGAAATGGGCAAGTGCAACAACTGCTACATTAATGTTACCTCCTATGTTTACTCCACTTGTTGCACAAGCTACAGAACTTATGAACAGAGTTCCTGTAATTTGGATTGAGTTACAAGACTGTGCAGGTAACTCAGAAGCTCTATTAAGATCTTCTGCTCCTACAGTTGATGATCTAATATTTGATGTTTTAAGTTTAGAATTTCATGAAACTATTATGGCTGCTTCTGGACATCAAGCAGATGCACAATTAGAAGATGCAATTGAACACTTTAAAGGTAAATATATTCTTTTTGTTGAGGGTGCAATTCCAACAGCTATGAATGGACAATATGGAACAATAGGTGCAAGTGGTGAAACCTTTAAAGAGCATTTAGAGAGACTTTCAAAAGATGCTGCTGCTGTTGTTGCTGTTGGAACCTGTGCAACTTTTGGTGGGATTCCTGCTGCTGCTCCAAATCCAACAGGTGCAGTTGGAGTTATGAATATTGTAAAAGGTAAACCTGTTATTAATATTCCTGCATGTCCTGCAAACCCAGCTAATATGGTCGGTGTTGTTTTACATTATGTTTTAACTGGACAAGTTCCAGAACTTGACTCACTATTAAGACCAAAATTTGCATTTGGTTATAGAATTCACGATAACTGTGAAAGAAGAGCTCACTTTGATGCTGGTGAATTTGTTGAAGAGTGGGGAGATATTGGAG comes from the Halarcobacter ebronensis genome and includes:
- a CDS encoding hydrogenase small subunit, which translates into the protein MVDSHEMVKKVFTQNSARVDTNKGDAYYSSLFEKAKTRLEALRKQPALKDIDMMGIVESEGVNRRDFMKWASATTATLMLPPMFTPLVAQATELMNRVPVIWIELQDCAGNSEALLRSSAPTVDDLIFDVLSLEFHETIMAASGHQADAQLEDAIEHFKGKYILFVEGAIPTAMNGQYGTIGASGETFKEHLERLSKDAAAVVAVGTCATFGGIPAAAPNPTGAVGVMNIVKGKPVINIPACPANPANMVGVVLHYVLTGQVPELDSLLRPKFAFGYRIHDNCERRAHFDAGEFVEEWGDIGAKNNFCLYKMGCKGPMTFNNCSIIRYNEGANWPIGVGRGCIGCSEPDFWDKYAYERPMADANIKAPTGGVEKTVDQFGLGLLTATAVGIGVHAVTSAAIGKRTVHSEDGDE